ATCCTGATGTCCGCCGGAACGAGAATCAGCTTTATCTCGTGCTTGCAGATTTTAGCGGCCTGTCCGCCAAGGGCGCTGACCATTCCCTTTATCTGCTCGGCAACCTTCTCAAGAACCTCCGGCTTGACCTCAAGCGGGGTGAGGTCGACCAGGATTATGTTGCCGTTCTGGAGCTCCTCAGAGATTCTCTCGAGGTCGGCATAGCTGGTAACGACGATCTTCTTGAGGTACCTGACCTGGGGCTTGACTATCTCCTTAGCAAGAACATCCTCCTCGAGAGGAATGACATCGATGTCACGCCTAGGAGCAACCTCCTTTTTAATCGCCGCGGGCGGCTTCCTCTTGGCCTTTTCGTCCTTCTTTTTGAGGCTGTCAAACAATCCCATAACTGTTCCCCCCAGTTAATCGTAAGGCTGGATTAATTTGGGCATTGGTGTTTATATCTCTTTCTGAAAACCCCCCAACCCCTCCTCTTCCCGCAACCGGAACAGCCCGAAGACGCTGAGGAGGAAGGTGGCAACCGCGAAAGCCAGGGGTACGTAGGTGTAGAAGTCCCACCCCCAGGTGAAGGAGGCGTTGTAGATGAGCCAGACGCCGAGGGTAATCGAAAATAGTGCAAGCGTCAGGTAGAGCTCCTTCTTGGAGCCGCCGGTAACGGCCAGCCTGAGGAACTGGAGCAGGAAAAGCACCAGCACCGCGATGGCTATGACGTCAACGAAAAGGGAAGCCCCCATGGCAACCACCTGGAAGGTGAAAAGAAAAGGTTCACTCGGCCTTGACGGCCTCAAGAACCTTCTCCCTGATCTCGGCGGCCTTCTTCAGAGCGAGGTCAACCGCGTACATTACCTCCTCCAGCTTGAAGCTGCCGCCCTCGCTCTTCTGGACCGAGGAGATCATGCCGTTCTCGTCGGTGGTTATCGTTATCCTGCCGTCCATGACGCGCTCCTCGTCGAGGTTCGGGTCGGCTAGAAGGTTGCCGCCTATCTTGGCTATGGTCACCGGAATCGGCACCCTGGTTACTGGAAGCGGCTCGTACTCGTCGAGGACCTGAACCTCGTCTTTCTCCTCGTCGTAGACGACCTTCGGAATCTTCGTGCTCAGCAGGGCCGCTATGGCACCTATTCCACTGGCATCGAGGAGGTTTCCGTCGTAGTCGAGGACGTGGACGTCTATGAAAACGACGCGGACGAGCTTGCCTGGGACTATGACGAGCTTCTCAAGCTCAACGGCCCCGCTCTCCCTTATACCCCTGTCCACGACACGCGCCAGCTCGATGGCGTTCTCGTCCGGAGGCCCCGGCTCAAAGCTCGGGGAAGCGAGCGGCACGAGCTCGACGTTGGTCGTTATGACTCCCTTCTCCGGGAGGTCGGGGAAGGGCTCGCCCATGTCCACCTTTATGCCGACGAGAACCTGGGTGTTGCCGAGCCTCACCCAGGCTGAACCCTCTGCCTTCTCGATGACGTTGACCCTGACCTCAAGGTCGCGATAATCCTCAAGACCGCGGCCGTCTATGCGCCTGCCCTCCTTGAGGAGGCTCAGGATGTGGTCGCGCATTATGCTGGCCATCACTTCCATCTCAGTCACCTCCACCGACCTCCTCAGCTATCTTGAGATACTTCACCTTCAGCGCCTCGCGCTGCTTCTGGTAGACTGCCTTGGCGCCCTTGATGGCGAGCTTTACCGCCTCGACGAACTCATCCTTGGTGAGGTAGCCGTCCATCTGAAGCAGTGTTATGTCGTTCTTGAGGGGCATTATCGCGACCGGAACGTCGGCCTCGCCGTAGTTGTCCTCGTCCTTGTTGAGGTCGAGGACTATCTCGCCCTCTATCTTGCCGGCGGCGCAGGCAGCGACCAGGTCCCTCATGGGGACGCCCGCATCCGCCAAGGCGAGTGACGCTGCCGTTATTCCGGCGACCCTCGTTCCCGCGTCGGCCTGAAGGACCTCGATGAATACGTCTATGGACGTTCTTGGAAACATCTCGAGTATGAGCGCCGGCTCAAGCGCGCCCCTTATGACCTTGCTTATCTCGACGCTCCTCCTGTCCGGACCAGGCTTCTTGCGCTCCTCCACGCTAAAGGGCGCCATGTTGTACCTCACGCGGAGTATGGCCCTGTCCGGCCTCTGGAGGTGCTTGGGGTGAATCTCCCTCGGCCCGTAAACTGCCGCCAGAACCTTGTTCTTGCCCCACTCAACGTAGGCAGAACCGTCGGCGTTCTTCAGCACGCCGACTTCCATCTTTATAGGCCTGAGTTCGTACTTCTTTCTCCCGTCTATTCTCTTTCCGTTCTCATCTATGAGCTTTAAACCCTCTGGCTTGCCCATCATTCTCCTTCACCCTCTCCAGCATTTGGCTCTTCAATCTGGGGTATCTCCTCAACGACTCCCCGCTCCTTGAGCTCCTGGAGTCTCGTTATGAGAAGTTCCTTGACCCTGTCGGTCAGCCCCTGGGTGTGGCTCTCCCTGTTCACTTTGAGTATCGCCTCGATCGCGAGCTTCTCCATCTCTTCCTTCTTGCCGCTGACCCAGACCCAGCCGTTCTGGCCGACTATTATCCTCGTCCCGGTCAGCTTCTTGATGAGGTTTATCATTGAACCGCCCTTACCGATGAGCCTCGGCACCTTGGAGGGCGTTATCTTCACTATCTGCCCTCCCCTGAGCGGGCCGCCCTTGAAGGGCATGCCCCTCGTGGTCAGGTCTATCTGGTTTATCTCGTTGTACGCCTTTATCCTGGCGTAGATTATGTCGCCAATGTCGAATATCTTCCTCAGGTCGGTCTTCAGTATGTCTATGCGCTCCTCCGTGGCGTCCTGAACGCGCAGGTTGGCCTCGTAGGGTGCCCCTATGTCAACGCTCCAGTTGGAGAACCTGACGTCGGTTATCTTGCCGAGAACGTTATCGCCCACCTCTGGGATGTACGGTCCCTCTAGTGGTATCACCCTTATGGAGTCTCCCCTGATCTCAACCAGTCCAACGACCGTCGAGTATATCCTGTTGCCTTCTCTGAACGTTCCTCTTCCGCTCTTAAACGGTCCCTGGGCAAGCAGAGTCCCAGGAACCACCAGTTCCCTATTCTTTACAAAAATCCGTCTCATAGTCCCTTCCTCTCTATAAGTTTAGTTACCGCATTGCCCTTCGTGAGGGCGTTAAGCTTCTCATAAAACTCGTCCTCAATTCCCCCGGGAATCTCGATGAGGAACAGCCACGAACCGTCGCTGGCCCACTCCTCGCGCTTTATCGTTCCGAACTTCCTTACCTCCCCGTAGGCCTTGCCAACGTAGTCACCGGGTATCTTGACGGCTATGACCTTCAGCTCCATCTTTATCGGGAGAAGCGGCCTTATCGCCTTGATGACTCCGGGAACCTGCGCCTCTGCGTCCTTGAAGAGGTCAATGTGGACCCCAGCTTCCTCCATCGCCCTGAGGATTCTATCAACTGGGTGCGGATAGCCGGTCCTCGGGTCGACGGCGTGCCTGTGAATCACGGTCGCTATGTAGCGCCTCTTGTCCTCGAGCATCTGCCTCCTCTGCTCCGCCGTCAGCTGAACCTCTCCCTTGCGGAGGATTATCTTCGCCACCTCGTAGGGGTCGCTGGTGCCGAATATCTTCTCCATCTCGTGCTCGCTGGCCTTGTCGCCCTTGTGGGCGTCCTTGAAAACGTAGGGAGTGGCGAGGATCTCCTCAACGGGGACGTCCTTGCCCTCCTTGAAGTCCCTGGCCAGGTACGGGTCAACGAGTATCTCGAAGGTCTCGCCGTGCGTCTTCAGACGGGCGATGACGGCTTTATCAACACTTATGGGCATCGCCCGTCACCTCAGTAGTTGCTGTCCAGCTCGGAGTAGTCCTCTTCCTTCTCCTCAACTTCCTCTTCCTTGACCTCTTCGAGGATTTCATCGAGGTACTTGGCAACATCTTCCTTGCCGAGCTTCTTCCAGCGCTTGTCCTCCATGGTGATGTAAGCGACCTCTATGCTGTCCGGACCCGGCTCCTCAAGGGTCTTCGCGAGGGCCATTATGGCGAGCTTTACCGCTCCCTCCATGTCTATGTCGTCGGTGTAGTGCTCCTCGAAGATGGCCATCGCAGTGTTCCTGCCGCTGCCTATCGCGACGGCCTTCCACTCGAAGTAGGCCCCGCTCGGATCGGTCTCGTAGAGCTCGGGCTTGTCGTTGACCCCTGCCATTAGAAGGGCCGCACCAAAGGGCCTCACACCGCCGTACTGGGTGTGGGCCTGCTTGAGGTCGCATATCTTCTTCACCAGAACGGTGAGCGGAACGGGTTCGCCGTAGGTCAGCCGGTAAACCTGGGCCTCAAGCCTGGCCCTATCAACGAGGACTCTCGCATCCGCGATTATACCGCTCGGAGCGGCGGCTATATGGTCGTCGATCTGGAAAATCTTCTCGTAGCTGCTTGGCTCGATGAGCTTGCTGGTTATCCTTTTCTCAACGGCGAGAACGACGCCTTCCTTCCACTTAACACCGACGGCGGTTGCTCCCCTCTTAACGGCCTCCCGTGCGTAGTTTACCTGGAAGAGCCTTCCGTCAGGGCTAAAAACAGTAATGGCCCTGTCGTAACCTGCCTGTGGTGGTACAAACGCCATTTTACATCACCTCTAACGTATTATCGTCATATCTCCTACTCTCTGGCCATAATTCTCGGACGGCCTAATTAAGCTTTTCTATTCACCCCGCAAGGCGAGCATCGCCATCTTTCTGGCTATTCTTCTGGCGAACTCCAGGGGGATGAATGCTATCACGAATAGTATCGCGGCCAGAATCAGCGACGGCTCCCGGCCGAGGGGCTGAACTATCATCATGCCGAAGGCCACTATGAGAAACCCCATGCCCAGCGCGAGGAACCTCCGGTACGTTCTGTTCATTACTTCAAGGGTCTCCTCCATTCCTCTCACCGAGGCCTTTTTATTTGAAACCCGTTTTAAGTCTTTGGTGTTGCCGATGGAGTGTCCGTTCTGCAACGCGAAGCGGGAGGCAATTCTTTACGATGACGGAATCATCAGGATACTCGTTGACTCCTATCCAGCGAACAGGGGACACCTGCTGGTCGTCCCGAGGCGGCACGTTGAGAGTCCGAACGAGCTGAGCCCGGAGGAGAAGGAGGCGCTACTGAGGGGGATAGAGCTGGCGATGGAAAAGCTGACCCAGGCTCTGAGGCCGGACGGCTTCAACGTTGGGATAAACCTGGGAAAGGCCGCGGGCCAGACGGTTCCCCATCTGCACGTCCACGTCATCCCCCGCTGGGAGGGGGACTGCTCCCACCCGCGGGGCGGCGTCAGGAAGGCTGTGCTGGATCTGGAGGACGAGAACCTCAGCCTGAGGGAGCGCTGGGAGAAGAACAGGATGAGCGATGAAGAAATCGAGGTTCTGAGGAAAGCGTTCAGGTCCTGAGCGGGTACTTCCTCCCGTTCTTCTCCAGCTTCCTCTCGAGGGCCTCGTCCAGGTCTATGCCCAGCTCGTGGGCGAGTAGCGTGAGGTAGATAACGACATCGGCTATCTCATCGGCTATGGCCTCCTTTTTGGCCGGGTCTTTGACGGCCTCAAGTATCTCCTCGTCAGTCTCCCACTGAAAGTGCTCGAGCAGTTCGCCCAGCTCGACCGCCGCGGATATAGCCAGGTTCTTCGGCGTGTGGTACTCGGCCCAATTCCTCGCATCTCGGAAGGCGACGAGCTTCTTCTCAAGCTCCCTAAAGTCCATGGGACCACCTCAGTAGGCGTGGGCATTGGCATTCCTGAGAAGTTCAAGGAGCCTCAAAAACTCATCGAGCTCCTCCTCCGAGAAATGCTCCTCAACGTCGTCCTCGGGGTCGAGTTTGGCGAGCATCTCGCGCGCCTTCATCAGGTCATCCAGGTCCTCCTGGAGCTCCAGGGCCCGCTGGGCAAACTCGTAACTCGTGTGCGGGCTCTCAAAGACCCTGTTCTGGTTCGCGATTATCGCTATCTTCAGGTTGGCTATGGTCTCATCGACCAGCTCGATAAGTTCCCCCACCTTCATTTTCACCACGTATTCATCTACCCGCGGGGGTATTTAAGCCTCCCGAAAGGTTTTTACGTTCAACAGGATGAAATCCATACGGTGGTCGGGGTGGACTTCGACCTCTTCATGGAGAGGTACGGGTACAAAATCTTGCTCGGGATTTTCGGCATGATAATCCTGGGTATGTTCGCGATCATTGGCATCTGGGTATACGCGGCGCTGAAATACCTAGGCCTACTGTTCGGCGGCTTAATTCTAATGCTCGTAGTCGTCCGTAGCCTTGTGAATAAGAGAGTACTAGATGCCCAAGCGCAGGTATTCAGCAAGTACTTCTACGACGATAGGAAACGGAGGTAAAAGGGATGGACCTGGGACTCTTTATGGAGAGGTACGGGTACAGGCTCCTAATGGTGCTCTTCGCCTCCATCGTGATTGGGGTAATCAGCGTCCCGTTTCTCATCATGTTCTGGGGCTTCTCGGGCTACGCACCTGTTGCGGGCGTTATCACAGTGGTGGCCTTCGTCTTCGGGGCTATCTTCGTAGTGGCACCCAGGGAGTGGCGCTCGGAGACCATAACGAGAACCTGGTTCAGAACACACAACGAGGTCTACTACGACAAGAACGAGAAAAAACGGCGGTGATTTTCCGAATATTTTTCGATTTTCATCGACACTTTTCTGAAGGTAGAGTTTTAACCCCATGCACAAAGAAACTACGGTGGTCATAGTGGAAGCGATTAAGGCTTATCCTTCTGATTCAACCGAAGTCAAGACCAGGAAGCGTGAGAAAAAGCTTCTCATGGGTAACGAAGCCATCGCTTATGGTGCCCTCGAAAGCGGCGTTGTCTTTGCGACAGGCTACCCCGGGACACCGTCGACCGAGGTCATCGAAACGATAGCCCATCTGAAGCCGGAGGTATTCGCCGAGTGGGCCCCTAACGAAAAGGTGGCCCTGGAGGAGGCCGCGGGAGTCGCTTACACCGGCCTAAGGACGCTCGTCACGATGAAGTGCGTCGGTCTCAACGTCGCCGCCGACCCCCTCATGAGCCTCGCCTACTCCGGCGTTGAAGGAGGTCTGGTCATCCTCGTCGCCGATGACCCGGGGCCGCACACCAGTCAGACCGAGCAGGACGATAGGTATTATGGCAAAATCTCACTTCTGCCGGTTCTTGAGCCGGCCGATCCTCAGGAGGCACATGATTTAATCATCTACGCCTACGAGCTGAGCGAGCGCTACAAGGTTCCGGTCATATTCAGAACCACCACGAGGGTGAACCACACGACGAGCGACGTTGAAGTCGGCGAGTTCGTCGAGCTGGAGCGCGAGCCAAAGTTCAAGAAGGACATCGAGAGGTATGTGCGCGCGAGCATGGAGGGCAACAGGAAGAGGCACAGGTGGCTGAACGAGACCCTGGCAAAGATAGAGGAGGAGTTCAACTCGATGCCCTTCAACTGGGTCGAAGGCGAGGGAAGGATCGGAATCATCGTCGAGGGCGCGCCCTACAACTACGTGCGCGAGGTTCTCCCGAAGATCGAGGGTGATTTCAAGGTTCTCAAGCTCTCAACGCCGCATCCTCTTCCAAGGAAGCTCGTCGTTGACTTCCTCAAGGACGTGGACTTCGCGATAGTGGTTGAGGACGGCGCGCCGTTCCTCGAGGAAGAGGTTAAGATCGCCGCCTACGAGGCCGGCCTCAACGTCCCAATCTACGGGAAGAGAACCGGCCACTTCCCGCTCGAGGGCGAGCTCACTCCGAGCCTTGTGAGAAACACACTGCTGCGGCTCATCGGCGAGGAGGGGGAGACCTACGAGAAGCCGGAGGAGGTCAAATACGCCGAAAGCCTCGCCCCGAAGAGACCCCCGGTGATGTGTCCAGGCTGTCCACACAGGGGCTCCTACAGGGCCGCGCTGGACGCTCTGAGGGACCTCAGGCTGGGCAGGTTCAGCGTCCCGATACACGGTGACATAGGCTGCTACGCCCTTTCGCTCCTCCCGCCGCTCGAAGCCATCTGGACCGAGTACGTGATGGGCGCCAGCATAAGCCTGGCCAACGGTCAGAGCGTGGCGCTGAACAAGAAGGTGATAGCCACCATCGGTGATTCGACGTTCTTCCACAACGGGATCCAGCCGCTGGTCGATGCGGTCTACAAGAACCTGAACGTCCTGGTGATGATACTCGACAACAGAACCACGGCGATGACCGGCCACCAGCCCCATCCCGGAACCGGCGGAAGCGAAACCGGCAGGAAGTTCAACGAGATCGACATCGAGGCGCTGGTCAAGGCTCTCGGAGTGAAGTACGTTAAGACCGTTGACCCCTACGACCTCAAAGCAACGAGGGAGGCCATAAAGGAGGCCATGCAGGTCGAAGGACCTGCGGTGATAATAGCGAAGCAGGAGTGCGTTATACCGGTCATAAGGCGCGGCGAGATAGGAGAGATACCTGTGGTTATCGAGGAGAAGTGCACCGGCTGCAAGGCATGCATACTCCTGACCGGCTGTCCGGCGCTTGTTTACGAGCCGGATACCAACAAGGTCAGGATAGACAACCTGCTCTGCACCGGCTGCGGCGTCTGCAACCAGA
The Thermococcus radiotolerans genome window above contains:
- a CDS encoding cell division protein SepF, which produces MGLFDSLKKKDEKAKRKPPAAIKKEVAPRRDIDVIPLEEDVLAKEIVKPQVRYLKKIVVTSYADLERISEELQNGNIILVDLTPLEVKPEVLEKVAEQIKGMVSALGGQAAKICKHEIKLILVPADIRITK
- the rrp42 gene encoding exosome complex protein Rrp42, giving the protein MEVMASIMRDHILSLLKEGRRIDGRGLEDYRDLEVRVNVIEKAEGSAWVRLGNTQVLVGIKVDMGEPFPDLPEKGVITTNVELVPLASPSFEPGPPDENAIELARVVDRGIRESGAVELEKLVIVPGKLVRVVFIDVHVLDYDGNLLDASGIGAIAALLSTKIPKVVYDEEKDEVQVLDEYEPLPVTRVPIPVTIAKIGGNLLADPNLDEERVMDGRITITTDENGMISSVQKSEGGSFKLEEVMYAVDLALKKAAEIREKVLEAVKAE
- the rrp41 gene encoding exosome complex exonuclease Rrp41, with product MMGKPEGLKLIDENGKRIDGRKKYELRPIKMEVGVLKNADGSAYVEWGKNKVLAAVYGPREIHPKHLQRPDRAILRVRYNMAPFSVEERKKPGPDRRSVEISKVIRGALEPALILEMFPRTSIDVFIEVLQADAGTRVAGITAASLALADAGVPMRDLVAACAAGKIEGEIVLDLNKDEDNYGEADVPVAIMPLKNDITLLQMDGYLTKDEFVEAVKLAIKGAKAVYQKQREALKVKYLKIAEEVGGGD
- the rrp4 gene encoding exosome complex RNA-binding protein Rrp4, producing MRRIFVKNRELVVPGTLLAQGPFKSGRGTFREGNRIYSTVVGLVEIRGDSIRVIPLEGPYIPEVGDNVLGKITDVRFSNWSVDIGAPYEANLRVQDATEERIDILKTDLRKIFDIGDIIYARIKAYNEINQIDLTTRGMPFKGGPLRGGQIVKITPSKVPRLIGKGGSMINLIKKLTGTRIIVGQNGWVWVSGKKEEMEKLAIEAILKVNRESHTQGLTDRVKELLITRLQELKERGVVEEIPQIEEPNAGEGEGE
- a CDS encoding ribosome assembly factor SBDS is translated as MPISVDKAVIARLKTHGETFEILVDPYLARDFKEGKDVPVEEILATPYVFKDAHKGDKASEHEMEKIFGTSDPYEVAKIILRKGEVQLTAEQRRQMLEDKRRYIATVIHRHAVDPRTGYPHPVDRILRAMEEAGVHIDLFKDAEAQVPGVIKAIRPLLPIKMELKVIAVKIPGDYVGKAYGEVRKFGTIKREEWASDGSWLFLIEIPGGIEDEFYEKLNALTKGNAVTKLIERKGL
- the psmA gene encoding archaeal proteasome endopeptidase complex subunit alpha; this encodes MAFVPPQAGYDRAITVFSPDGRLFQVNYAREAVKRGATAVGVKWKEGVVLAVEKRITSKLIEPSSYEKIFQIDDHIAAAPSGIIADARVLVDRARLEAQVYRLTYGEPVPLTVLVKKICDLKQAHTQYGGVRPFGAALLMAGVNDKPELYETDPSGAYFEWKAVAIGSGRNTAMAIFEEHYTDDIDMEGAVKLAIMALAKTLEEPGPDSIEVAYITMEDKRWKKLGKEDVAKYLDEILEEVKEEEVEEKEEDYSELDSNY
- a CDS encoding HIT family protein produces the protein MECPFCNAKREAILYDDGIIRILVDSYPANRGHLLVVPRRHVESPNELSPEEKEALLRGIELAMEKLTQALRPDGFNVGINLGKAAGQTVPHLHVHVIPRWEGDCSHPRGGVRKAVLDLEDENLSLRERWEKNRMSDEEIEVLRKAFRS
- a CDS encoding nucleotide pyrophosphohydrolase; the encoded protein is MDFRELEKKLVAFRDARNWAEYHTPKNLAISAAVELGELLEHFQWETDEEILEAVKDPAKKEAIADEIADVVIYLTLLAHELGIDLDEALERKLEKNGRKYPLRT
- the iorA gene encoding indolepyruvate ferredoxin oxidoreductase subunit alpha, which produces MEAIKAYPSDSTEVKTRKREKKLLMGNEAIAYGALESGVVFATGYPGTPSTEVIETIAHLKPEVFAEWAPNEKVALEEAAGVAYTGLRTLVTMKCVGLNVAADPLMSLAYSGVEGGLVILVADDPGPHTSQTEQDDRYYGKISLLPVLEPADPQEAHDLIIYAYELSERYKVPVIFRTTTRVNHTTSDVEVGEFVELEREPKFKKDIERYVRASMEGNRKRHRWLNETLAKIEEEFNSMPFNWVEGEGRIGIIVEGAPYNYVREVLPKIEGDFKVLKLSTPHPLPRKLVVDFLKDVDFAIVVEDGAPFLEEEVKIAAYEAGLNVPIYGKRTGHFPLEGELTPSLVRNTLLRLIGEEGETYEKPEEVKYAESLAPKRPPVMCPGCPHRGSYRAALDALRDLRLGRFSVPIHGDIGCYALSLLPPLEAIWTEYVMGASISLANGQSVALNKKVIATIGDSTFFHNGIQPLVDAVYKNLNVLVMILDNRTTAMTGHQPHPGTGGSETGRKFNEIDIEALVKALGVKYVKTVDPYDLKATREAIKEAMQVEGPAVIIAKQECVIPVIRRGEIGEIPVVIEEKCTGCKACILLTGCPALVYEPDTNKVRIDNLLCTGCGVCNQTCPFDAIKFPSELERGA